In Desulfovibrio inopinatus DSM 10711, the DNA window GCAAATCCAAACAGGCTACACACAGGATACAGGTTCAATGCAGTCGGAAATGATGCTCCGCGCGAGACCCCATCTTGGAACTCGTCTTAACCTCATGGTGTAATCTGGTTTTGGAAATTGTGATGTACATGATGAGTGTCAATGTTTTGACTAAGTTCGATAACAAACGAACTTTACTGGAAAACAAAGGTGCCAAGCTTTTGTTAACCAGTTCATTGGGTACGCTTCGTGCTTTGTATTGAGAAAAAGGATGCTTCATGCCCGACTCCACTGTGACTCCACTTCGCGATCTTGATATCATCAAAGCTCGCGAAGAACAGCAAGCCGAAACAGAACGGCATGATGCTGGATCCCGTGAGCCCAATGAACGAATTGACCAGCTCAATACGTTGCGTGAGAAAACGGCGAAAACAGCCGCTGATATTGGAAGATTTCTCAAGCAACAAAAGGAGCTGCTTATTGAGCAGAAACAGATTCGCTTCAATCTGAAAGTAATGGGAAAAGGTATTACTCCGGAAGAAGAAACTCGGTTCAACAGAATTATCAAAGCATATGAAAAAAAAGTAGGTCTCCTCCAGCAACAATTACGAGCAGTCGAGTTTATTAACGACTGTCTTATTGTTGGTATGCGTGCTGAAAATCTCAAGAGCAAACTTCAGTCAAGCAATTCCAATGTTCGCGAGCAGGCAAAACTTGGTTTGAAGCGCCTTCAGCCTGTTGTTCGTACATTTAACAAAAAAATTGCTTCCAGCCTGTATAATATAAATCCGACCAAATTTGGCAGTTTGAATGCTGCTGTTAAAAAACGCGACGATGTGTCGGTTGTCCAACAGACTATGGGAGGTCTTGTGGACAGTTACTCCCGGAATTTGGCTGCCGATAAAGCGACGTCATTGAAGCAATCGACAATGGATACCGTCCAGGGATATGAACGACAGAAAATTCAGGAAATCTACAAACAAAAAACAAACAGGCGAGAACCCACACCTGAACCGAAGCTCAAAAGCAAGCCTTTGTCTCCTCGTAAACCGGCTCAATCGGTAACACCTGAGCCTTCACTTCGTCCTAAGACATCGGCGTTTCCAGATATTGCAGGCCGGCATGCCCCGAAGCGCCTGAAGGAGCAGAAACCTGCGGAGACTCCACCGCCGTTGTCGCCTCAACAGATTTCGCGCCAAACGCCACCTTCGCCAAGCACAACGCGAAGCCTGTCCCGGCCTTCCAACAACTTGTTTTCCGACTCAGGGATGGGTATTTCTGCGGAAAAAGACATGCAGACTATCTATGACCGTGTTTTCGATGAAATGCTTGAAGAATATGAAGTCGAACGAAAAAAAAAACGCGGTAGAACTCAACTTCGCCAATCTCGCTTGATTGATCCTGCCTCGGGAGACGAACCTTTTTAGCCACGCTTTCTCTTTCCGTATTATTTCGAAACAATCCTGTCTTCATTCTCCTTGAGACCAGCGTCATCAGTCCCTTTGATTTTTCCCGTCGGCACTGGTAGATGGTAAGAAAAACAAGGAACAATTCATCGGCCATGTCCAAAGATCCTCTTCATATATCCACACCGTGCAGCCCTCCCCTCTCCTCGTTGGCTGCAACACGTCTTGATCCCATCCCAAGTGACGCCCAGTGTGAAGCACTGTGGGAAGAGTTCAATATGCTCGACAATATTCGTAGTCATAGTCGGCTTGTAGCCGAAGTCGCTACGAACCTTGCATTGCTGGGAAAAGAAATCGGACTGGCCCTCAACGTCCAGGAAGTGCGGGCATGTGGTTTGTTGCATGATATCGCAAAAACCTACACAATACACCACGGCGGCAGTCATAGCCAACTCGGCGCCTCCTGGATTTGTGAATTGACATGCAATCCGCGTCTGTCACAAGGCATCGTGCATCATGTCTATTGGCCATATCGTATTGACGTACGGGCGCATTTTTTGCCTATGGCCATTATCTACTGTGACAAACGGGTCAAGCACGATAGTGTGGTTTCGTTACAGGAACGATTCGACGATCTGGTCGCACGTTACGGCAAAAC includes these proteins:
- a CDS encoding HDIG domain-containing metalloprotein, whose amino-acid sequence is MSKDPLHISTPCSPPLSSLAATRLDPIPSDAQCEALWEEFNMLDNIRSHSRLVAEVATNLALLGKEIGLALNVQEVRACGLLHDIAKTYTIHHGGSHSQLGASWICELTCNPRLSQGIVHHVYWPYRIDVRAHFLPMAIIYCDKRVKHDSVVSLQERFDDLVARYGKTPYIQSRIRHSFDQAEEIESALSQLLGIDLHAHTFDSGRMVD